The sequence below is a genomic window from Nitrospirota bacterium.
GCTTCAGCAGTAGAAAAGACATGGGGGAGCATAAGCCTGGATAAAAAGAGTCTTCAATATATCGCAGAAGATAAAGAGCTGGAGTATGAGGTTTAGCGATCTCAAAAAAGACGACGATATTTTCATCGATGCGAATATTTTCATCTACAATTTCGGCGCACAGTCGGGGGAGTGCAGGGAGTTGCTTCTGCGCTGTGCAAGAGGCGAGCTCACAGGATACACATTGACCTCTGTTTTGTCGGAAGTGCTCCATAGATCGATGGTCGCCGAGGCGATTGAAAAGGGCTATATAGAGAGTAAAAATCCCGTTAAGAGGTTGAGTGAGAGTCCTGAAATTGTAAAGAAGCTCTCAACCTATGCGAGCAATGTCGAAAAGATCAGTGAGATGAATATAACGATTATTCCTTTAACGAATAAGCTCCTAAAGAAAAGCTCAAGGGTAAGATTGACCGAAGGCCTTTTAACCAATGACTCTCTCATGATAGCTGCGATGAGGGATTTAAAGTTGACAAATCTGGCGACGAATGATAGTGACTTTGATCGGTTAAAATGACTTCGTGTTTATAAGCCTGCCGATCTGTAGATATCACCCCATTGTCTCCGGGAGCCCCGTTGCCTCCGGCGCCGTACCTTCATCTCCACTCCCTCCTTCCTTTTCCGCGTCATATGTCGAAAATGGCAGAGGCTGGTCCTTTAACGAGGCGCTGCACTGCATGCAATTATTCAAAATGACCGGCTCAGAATAGACCGGAATGAGCATGCCTTAGTGTTTTTATCGGGAAAAGGTCTTGATTATTAATATTATTTAATCTGGCATCAACCTTGCTTGAGCGGTAGTGAAGCAGTGGAAGATTCTCCCTCAAAGAAAGGCAAGGTGAGACAGCATGCAGGCCCTCGGTTTCTTGTCCCCCGACATCGCACCGGCAGGATATGCAGCGAAGCTGCAGATGCTCATGGCAGCGCTCACCGCGCTGACGTCTTTCTCGGTCATCCTCTTCCTCCTTCCCGTGCTTTCGCGCGCTGCGGTCCGCATAGGGCTGCTCGACTATCCCCAGGAGAGAAAGGTGCACCTCATCCCCAAGCCGCTGATAGGGGGGATCGGCATGGCGGCAGCCTTTTTCGTCTGCTCCCTTTTGTTCGTACCCCGCGCTTCGTTCAGCGGGCTCTATGCAGGGATAGTGATATTGCTCATCGTCGGTTTTTTCGACGACTACCGCGAGTTCACCCATCGGTGGAAGTTCCTGGCGCAGATCTTCGCCGCCATTCTCATGATGCATCTCAGCAAGACCTTTCTCTTCTCGTTGGGCGACCTCTTGTCGCTGGGCGTCATAAAGCTCGGCATAATGGCTATCCCGGTCACGATTTTCTGTACGGTCGGGGTGATCAATGCCATCAACATGTCCGACGGCCTCGACGGCCTCGCGGGCGGCATAGCGCTCGTGGCGTTCGTCTCTTTCGGAGCCGCTGCATTCATCGATAACCGCCCGGACCTCCTCTTCCTGAGCCTTGCGCTGGTCGGCGCTCTCATCGGCTTTCTGCGCTACAACTGGCATCCTGCAACGCTCTTCATGGGCGACGCGGGGAGCCTCGTCCTCGGGTTCGCGCTCGCCTTTTTCTCGATCGACCTGACACAGCATGAGGGGACCCGCATTTCGCCGATGTTCCCGGTGCTGATCCTGGCAGTGCCCATCGTCGATACCATTGCGGTGATGCTCAAGAGGGTTCTCGAGAACAAGAGCCCTTTCCACGCCGACAAGAACCATCTTCACCATCTCCTGATGAGAATGGGCTATTCCCACGCATCGACGGTAAAGATCATCCTCCTGATATCGTCGCTCCTCTCGCTCTTCGCGCTCTACGCGACCGTGATGCGGGCGCCGGACCATTACCTGTTCCTCATTTTTGCGCTCTATTTCTTCGTTCACCTCATCGGCTCATTCTCTGCGGATATCGCGGTGAAGAGAGGTGCGGCGCCGCTCGGGGAGACGGGGCAAAAGCACCTGCGGTACTATACGAGCATAGTCGTTGACTATAAAAAGAAAACTCTGTTAATCTTTCATACGCTCAAGGGAGGAATCGCCATGAAACGTCTGACATTGATGGTCCTCGCAGTGCTTGCAGTAGTCTTCCTGTTTCAGAGTCCTGTCTTGTCCGCAACCAACGGCGCAGCAAACAGTCTTGCAGCGTCGATGAAGAGTGAGCTCAGCGCCGGCAAGGGGCCGCGCGACGTTGTCAAGGATGCTCTCCTCGCCGGCAACGTTGCGCCCGCGGTCTTCGAGGCTGCCTGCGAAATCGGGATCTCGGTCGAGGATGCGATCTTCGGCGCCATCGCCGCAGGAGTGTCGCCCGACGTCATTGCCCGGAGCGCCACCGGCGTATGCGCCGACGCGGCGACCGTGGCGGAGATCATGGGAAGGGACGATGTAGTCCTCGCCTATGGCGGACCGGGCCGCGGCTTCGGGCCCCCGTCTTTTGTAACTCCTCCCGGGTCCAGGGGCGGTGGACGGCCCTTCAGCACTCCCCCTCCGGTAAGCCCGTCGATACCGTAGACTCATGAACATAACTGCAAGGGAGACATACTTCATGGTGAAAAAGCTCGGAATCCTGGTTGTGCTCGCTGCGCTTGTCCTTGCATCAGCTCCTTCGTTTGCAGAAGAGGTCACCCCGCCCATAGGCCGGGAGAGGACTACCGGCGGGATCGCCGGCGATATCTTCGAACGGCGGGGCGGCTATGTGCACCCGTTCCTTTCGGTGACCGAATACTATACGGACAACGTCTTCAATACGAAGGACAACAAGGAGGACGACTTCGTGACGGTCCTCTCTCCCGGCATCTGGTTTGCCGTTCCCCGGGTGAAGGAGAGGGTCATGGAAATCTCGACCGCGAGCGTGGCCCCCGGCGGCGCATCGGCGACGAGGTTCCTCGAGCGTGCGCCGGGCCGCTACCAGGCGTACGCGCTCTACCGCGCCGATATAGAAATCTTTGCCCGGAACTCCTCGGAAAATACGGACAACCATCTCGCCGAGGGCGTGTTCCAGTATAATTTCCGGGGAGGGCTCTCTGTCGATGTGATGAACCAGTTCGCCAAGACGCATGACGTGCGCGGCCGGGCTACGGGCGACGACATCACCCTTGACGAGTATAACGCCAACTACTTCAGCACGATCCTGACCTACAAGATCAGCGACCGGCTGACGCTCCGTGCCGATTACGCGAACTATCTCCTCGATTACACGACCGACAACGACAATTTCAGGGACCGCAAGGACAATTCGGCCTCGGGCTATATCTTCTACCGGATAGGGCCGCGGACGTCGGTCTTCGGGCAGTACGAGTTCATCGATGTCGATTACGACGAGAGCACGCTCCCGAGCAGCAAACAGCACCACGTCTTTGTCGGCGCCCGCCGCGAGGTGACCGACAAGTCGAGGATCATGCTCAAGGCCGGGTACGGCACCAAGGATTTCGAGAACTCGACAGTCGGGAATAAAGACAACGTCCTCCTCGAGGCGCAGGTGCAGCATTCGTTCACCACCAAGACCTCGGTGAGCGTCATCGCAGCGCGGAGATTCAGCGAGTCCGACCTCCGCACAACGCAGTATGTCCTGACCAACAGCGTCGGTGTCCACTACCGCCAGCGGGTCACGAGCAAGATCACCGGATCGCTGCTGCTCACCTTCGCCGATGAACAGTACAAGGGAGATCCGGTCACCGCGGGCGGCGAGACGAAACAGAGGAAAGACAAGTATTACGGAGTCGGACCGGGCGTCCAGTACCGATTCAAGGAGTGGCTCAGCGCCGAGGCGCGGTATACGTTCAGCAAGAGAGATTCGAACCTGTCGTTCTTTGATTACACGAACAACACGGTGGCGCTCACCGTCACCGGTTCGTTCTGATGTGCGGGACCGCTCTTTCGGAAGCGCTTTTCTGTCCTGTATGCCGTTCACGAGGAGAGTGCGCCCGCCCCATGAAGCGGGCGCACTCTCCGTGCCGCCCGCCGCTCAGACAATAAACGCAGACTCTCAGAGAGGGGTTGTTTCGTAATGAGAAGATTTGTTGTCCTCGTGGGTATTCTCCTCGCCCTCAGCGCTCCTGCGCGTGCAGAGCAGGATTATATCGTAGGCGAGGGAGATGTACTGAAGATAATGGTCTACGATCATGCCGACCTCACCACGGTTGCACGGGTGAGCGGGCAGGGATCGATTCTCTTTCCCCTGATCGGCGAGGTCAGGATACAGGGCCTCACCATCGCAAAGGTATCGGAGAAGCTCGCCTCACTGCTCGCCGACGGCTATGTCATTTCTCCGCAGGTGACCATCTTCATCGATGAGTTCAGGAGCCAGAAGGTGACGGTGATCGGGCAGGTCAACAAGCCGGGGCTCTACGAGCTGAAGGGCTATACCACCTTCCTCGAAGTGCTGTCGAAGGCGGGCGACCTCTCGAAGGACGCCGGCGACAAGGCGACGGTGAAGAGGAAGACCGACGGACCTGATAAAAGGGAACAGGTCATTGCCATAGACCTGAGGCGCCTTATCGATAAAGGCGACACGGCCCAGGATATCCCGATCATCGACGGGGACAGCATCTTCGTGAGCAAGGCGGGCATGTTCTATGTGAACGGCGAGGTCAAGAAGCCCGATGCCTATAAATTCGAAGAGGGGACGACGGTCATCAAGGCGATCACCTATGCGGGCGGCTTCAGCGACAAGGCGTCGACGACCAGGGTGAAGATCATCAGGAAGGTCGACGGAAGGGAGCGGGTGCTCGAGAAGGTGAAGATGGACGAGCCGGTCATGCCGGACGATGTCATCGTGGTGCCCGAAAGCTTTTTCTGACAAGGGAGAGTCCCCTGGGCAACAATAGACTCTAGTCCCGACAGGAGCATATGATGGAAGAGAAGGAAATACATTTACGGGATTACCTGAAGGTCGTCACCAAACGGCGCCATACCGTGGCCACCTTTTTCGTTATCGTCTTCATTCTCGTGGTCGTCGGGACCCTCTCGTCCCGCTCGCTCTACATGGCCTCGACGAAGATCCTCATCGACCGGAACGACAGCCGCTCCCTCACCACTGCGGCATATACCCCCTACGACCCCGAGTTCCACGAGACCCAGTACCAGCTCATCAAGAGCACTGCGGTGGCGCGGAAAGTGGTCGATCTGCTCGGGCTCGACAAGACCTACGATCCCGACAAGATCAAGGGCTACTCGCTTATCGGCGGCGCGCTGCGGTGGTTCGGCGGCCTCTTCTCGTTCGGCGGCGGTTCCTCCGCTGAAAAAGAGGACCCCGCGATGACCAAGGCCGACATGATGGCCAAGATGATCAGCGAGAACATCGAGGTGAAGCCGGTCAAGAACAGCAAGATCGTCGAGATCCGCTACTACGCGCCGAACCCCGAGCTCGCCCGGGCCATAGCGAATTCGGTGACGAGGGCGTACATCGAGCAGCTGCTCGAGCTGAACATGAGCTCCACCCGCTACGCGATCCAGTGGATGACCAAGAAGGCCGAAGAGGAGCGGGAGAAGCTCGACAAGTCCGAGAAGGGTCTCCAGGAGTACGTGAAGGACCGCAATATCGTGACGATGGAGAACAAGATCGCCATCGTCCCCCAGAAGCTGGCGGAGCTGAACAGCCAGCTCGTCCAGGCCGAGACC
It includes:
- a CDS encoding type II toxin-antitoxin system VapC family toxin, whose product is MRFSDLKKDDDIFIDANIFIYNFGAQSGECRELLLRCARGELTGYTLTSVLSEVLHRSMVAEAIEKGYIESKNPVKRLSESPEIVKKLSTYASNVEKISEMNITIIPLTNKLLKKSSRVRLTEGLLTNDSLMIAAMRDLKLTNLATNDSDFDRLK
- a CDS encoding MraY family glycosyltransferase — encoded protein: MQALGFLSPDIAPAGYAAKLQMLMAALTALTSFSVILFLLPVLSRAAVRIGLLDYPQERKVHLIPKPLIGGIGMAAAFFVCSLLFVPRASFSGLYAGIVILLIVGFFDDYREFTHRWKFLAQIFAAILMMHLSKTFLFSLGDLLSLGVIKLGIMAIPVTIFCTVGVINAINMSDGLDGLAGGIALVAFVSFGAAAFIDNRPDLLFLSLALVGALIGFLRYNWHPATLFMGDAGSLVLGFALAFFSIDLTQHEGTRISPMFPVLILAVPIVDTIAVMLKRVLENKSPFHADKNHLHHLLMRMGYSHASTVKIILLISSLLSLFALYATVMRAPDHYLFLIFALYFFVHLIGSFSADIAVKRGAAPLGETGQKHLRYYTSIVVDYKKKTLLIFHTLKGGIAMKRLTLMVLAVLAVVFLFQSPVLSATNGAANSLAASMKSELSAGKGPRDVVKDALLAGNVAPAVFEAACEIGISVEDAIFGAIAAGVSPDVIARSATGVCADAATVAEIMGRDDVVLAYGGPGRGFGPPSFVTPPGSRGGGRPFSTPPPVSPSIP
- a CDS encoding outer membrane beta-barrel protein; translated protein: MVKKLGILVVLAALVLASAPSFAEEVTPPIGRERTTGGIAGDIFERRGGYVHPFLSVTEYYTDNVFNTKDNKEDDFVTVLSPGIWFAVPRVKERVMEISTASVAPGGASATRFLERAPGRYQAYALYRADIEIFARNSSENTDNHLAEGVFQYNFRGGLSVDVMNQFAKTHDVRGRATGDDITLDEYNANYFSTILTYKISDRLTLRADYANYLLDYTTDNDNFRDRKDNSASGYIFYRIGPRTSVFGQYEFIDVDYDESTLPSSKQHHVFVGARREVTDKSRIMLKAGYGTKDFENSTVGNKDNVLLEAQVQHSFTTKTSVSVIAARRFSESDLRTTQYVLTNSVGVHYRQRVTSKITGSLLLTFADEQYKGDPVTAGGETKQRKDKYYGVGPGVQYRFKEWLSAEARYTFSKRDSNLSFFDYTNNTVALTVTGSF
- a CDS encoding SLBB domain-containing protein, whose protein sequence is MRRFVVLVGILLALSAPARAEQDYIVGEGDVLKIMVYDHADLTTVARVSGQGSILFPLIGEVRIQGLTIAKVSEKLASLLADGYVISPQVTIFIDEFRSQKVTVIGQVNKPGLYELKGYTTFLEVLSKAGDLSKDAGDKATVKRKTDGPDKREQVIAIDLRRLIDKGDTAQDIPIIDGDSIFVSKAGMFYVNGEVKKPDAYKFEEGTTVIKAITYAGGFSDKASTTRVKIIRKVDGRERVLEKVKMDEPVMPDDVIVVPESFF